The DNA sequence GCAGTGAGCGCAAGTGTGCCCACCCCACTGAAATTTCACCGCACACACGGTGGATCCCCACACCCCCTGCGCGGAACGCTCCGGTCAGGCCAGCTCGACCAGTTCCAGCAGGTCGTCACTCCAGGCGTCCTCGTCACCGTCGGGCAACAGGATGGCCCGGTCGGGCTTGAGCGCCGTCACCGCACCGGGGTCGTGGGTCACCAGCACGATCGCGCCGGGATAGTTGGCGATCGCGTCGAGCACCTGCTCGCGGCTGACCGGGTCGAGGTTGTTCGTCGGCTCGTCCAGCAGCAGCACGTTGGCGCCCGAGCAGACCAGCGTGGCCAGGGCCAGCCTGGTCTTCTCGCCGCCGGAGAGCACCCCGGCGGGCTTGTCGACGTCCTCGCCGGAGAACAGGAAGGCACCGAGAATCTTGCGGAGCTCGGTGTCGGTCTGCTCGAACGCGGCGCTGCGCATGTGGTCGAGCACCGTACGGTCGACGTCGAGCGTCTCGTGCTCCTGCGCGTAGTAGCCCAGCCGCAGGCCGTGGCCGGCCTGCACCTCGCCGGTGTCGGGCTCCAGCAGGCCGCCGAGCATCCGCAGCAGGGTGGTCTTGCCGGCACCGTTGAGCCCCAGGATGGCGACCCGGGAGCCACGGTCGACCGCGACGTTGACGTCGGTGAAGATCTCCAACGAGCCGTACGACTTCGACAGGCCGGTCGCGGTCAGCGGGGTCTTGCCGCAGGCGGCCGGGGACGGGAACCGTACCTTGGCCACCTTGTCGGAGGCACGCACCTCCTCAAGACCGGACAGCAGCCGCTCGGCCCGGCGGGCCATGTTCTGCGCGGCGACGGTCTTGGTGGCCTTGGCCCGCATCTTGTCGGCCTGCGCCATCAGCGCGCCGGCCTTCTTCTCGGCGTTGGCCCGCTCGCGGCGGCGCCGCCGCTCGTCGGTGTCACGCTGCTCCAGGTAGGTCTTCCAGCCGACGTTGTAGGTGTCGACCACCGACCGGATCGCGTCGAGGTACCAGACCCGGTTGACCACCGCGTCGAGCAGCGACACGTCGTGGCTGATCACCACCAGGCCGCCCTTGTGACCGGCGAGGAAGCCGCGCAGCCAGGTGATCGAGTCGGCGTCGAGGTGGTTCGTCGGCTCGTCGAGCAGCAGGATGCCGCCGCCGTTCTCGCCGGCGTCGCGGAACAGGATCCGGGCCAGCTCGATCCGGCGGCGCTGGCCACCGGAGAGCGTGCCGATGGTCTGGGCGAGAACCCGGTCGGGCAGGCCGAGGTTGGCGCAGATCCGGGCCGCCTCGGCCTCGGCGGCGTAGCCGCCGAGCGAGGCGAACTGGTCCTCCAGCGCCCCGTAGCGACGTACGAGCCGGTCGTCGCCGCCGTCGGCGAGCTGCTGCTCGACCTCTTTCATCTGGGCCATCAGCACGTCGAGGCCGCGGGCGGACAGCACCCGGTCGCGCGCGGTGACCTCCAGATCCCCGGTACGCGGGTCCTGCGGCAGGTAGCCGATCGCACTGCGCCGGTCGATCTGGCCGGCGTACGGGGTGCCCTCACCGGCGAGCACCTTCAGGGTGGTGGTCTTGCCGGCGCCGTTGCGGCCCACGAGGCCGATCCGGTCGCCGGGCTGTACGCGCAGCGTGGTGTCGGACAGCAGGATGCGGGAGCCGGCGCGCAGTTCCAGACCGGTTGCAGTGATCATTTCGAAGGGCTCGCTCTCGATGGCGGAAAGGCTGGCTCGGGCACGCGGAAGCGCCGGCGGGTGGTTGACCCGTCGGCGCGGGGCGGTTCAGCCTTGGCAGAGCAGCACGGCGGAAAGTGTACCGGGTGTCGGGACCGACCTCCCAGCCGATTGCCAGGCAAGATCATCGGGTAGTCGGCAGAACAGCGGCACGCCGAAGGAACGGTGCCGGGATTGGCTGGGGTCGTCATGAGCGAGTGCGAGCGGAGCGAGCAGGCGTCATGGAGCTGAACGAGAACGCGCGGATCGACACCAGCCAGATCGAGGACCGGCGCGGTGCCGGCGGACGAGGAGGCGGCGGCCTCGGCGGCCTGCCCATCCCGCTGCCGGGCGGCGGCGGCAAGGGCGGCCTGGTCGTCCTCATCGCCGTCGTCGTGTTCACGCTCATTGGCGGCGGCTTCGGCCTCAACGCGCTGACCGGCGGCGAGGAACAGGGCGACAACGCCGCGATCGACCAGCGGTGCGCGGCCGACGACGCGCTGCGCCAGCTCGACTGCCGCAACGCCCTCTACGTCAACTCGGTGCAGGCGTACTGGCGCACGGCGCTGCCACAGCACTTCGGCCGGCAGTACCAGCCGGCGGACACGGTCTTCTTCGAGCAGGCGGTGAACACCGGCTGCGGCGCCGCGGACTCCGGCGTCGGCCCGTTCTACTGCCC is a window from the Polymorphospora rubra genome containing:
- a CDS encoding ABC-F family ATP-binding cassette domain-containing protein, producing the protein MITATGLELRAGSRILLSDTTLRVQPGDRIGLVGRNGAGKTTTLKVLAGEGTPYAGQIDRRSAIGYLPQDPRTGDLEVTARDRVLSARGLDVLMAQMKEVEQQLADGGDDRLVRRYGALEDQFASLGGYAAEAEAARICANLGLPDRVLAQTIGTLSGGQRRRIELARILFRDAGENGGGILLLDEPTNHLDADSITWLRGFLAGHKGGLVVISHDVSLLDAVVNRVWYLDAIRSVVDTYNVGWKTYLEQRDTDERRRRRERANAEKKAGALMAQADKMRAKATKTVAAQNMARRAERLLSGLEEVRASDKVAKVRFPSPAACGKTPLTATGLSKSYGSLEIFTDVNVAVDRGSRVAILGLNGAGKTTLLRMLGGLLEPDTGEVQAGHGLRLGYYAQEHETLDVDRTVLDHMRSAAFEQTDTELRKILGAFLFSGEDVDKPAGVLSGGEKTRLALATLVCSGANVLLLDEPTNNLDPVSREQVLDAIANYPGAIVLVTHDPGAVTALKPDRAILLPDGDEDAWSDDLLELVELA